In one Nocardia tengchongensis genomic region, the following are encoded:
- a CDS encoding nitroreductase/quinone reductase family protein codes for MIEIGSRARSLPAPPATVWRSLVDPTQPSTRPWLNLLADEMEPTVSSADEPSTVVWSSLWPSRPDDQIHFDLETATDVGHYCGSLCWPPETRQTRVKPGTFAFGSTNCCSPTCATPTDNDLDPAERPELPLITRYSQPRHRPMTVLICQTASIHTANRLPPGSAASAAGSMETVPFSRNLARLERRVINRLAFRMMQLVPAWAVLVHHGRISGREYRSPVAVFIHHGRYRIALSHGRESDWVRNVLMAGRFELEWNGRTVTLVEPILGSDPTFRWAPSSVRLLLRGAGAPDYLEARPA; via the coding sequence ATGATCGAGATCGGTTCGCGCGCGAGGAGTCTTCCCGCACCGCCGGCCACAGTCTGGCGATCACTGGTCGATCCGACGCAGCCGAGCACTCGCCCGTGGCTCAACCTGCTAGCGGATGAGATGGAGCCGACTGTCTCGAGCGCCGATGAACCGTCAACCGTCGTGTGGTCATCTCTGTGGCCCAGCAGACCTGATGATCAGATCCACTTCGATCTCGAGACCGCCACTGACGTGGGACACTATTGCGGTTCACTTTGCTGGCCGCCGGAGACGCGCCAGACCAGAGTAAAACCGGGCACCTTCGCTTTCGGCTCAACCAACTGCTGTTCGCCGACCTGCGCTACTCCTACGGACAATGATCTAGACCCGGCGGAACGTCCGGAACTGCCGCTGATCACTCGGTACAGCCAGCCGCGGCACCGCCCTATGACAGTACTGATTTGCCAAACCGCCTCGATCCATACGGCCAACCGACTGCCACCAGGGTCCGCCGCGAGCGCGGCAGGCAGCATGGAGACCGTGCCCTTTTCACGCAACTTGGCCCGCCTCGAGCGCCGGGTCATCAACCGTCTGGCATTCCGGATGATGCAGTTGGTACCCGCCTGGGCAGTGCTGGTGCATCACGGGCGCATTTCCGGACGCGAATACCGAAGCCCGGTGGCAGTGTTCATCCATCACGGCAGGTATCGCATCGCCTTGAGCCATGGCCGAGAGTCGGACTGGGTCCGCAACGTGTTGATGGCGGGCAGGTTCGAGCTCGAGTGGAACGGGCGAACCGTCACATTGGTAGAGCCGATACTCGGATCCGACCCGACCTTTCGTTGGGCGCCATCGTCCGTGCGGCTGCTGTTGCGCGGCGCGGGTGCACCGGACTACCTGGAGGCGCGGCCCGCCTGA
- a CDS encoding FAD-dependent oxidoreductase, with the protein MAADVDFCIVGAGFAGLTAALRLKQAGRSVALLEARDRVGGRTFTEFLPDGTWIDRGGAWVGPGQDRIKALMAEFSVTEYKEYVDGDAMMIVDGKKHRYSGTIPWAMSPWAIANLGAGLFEVGQMCESIPFDAPWEAKKAGEWDRISLGEWLSRNIHSHQAREMLDMAFAGIYTSAASEVSLLWALHQMGSGGGPVFVISNKDGAQDARVHGGMGAIYGPMAAELGDALHLSTPVDLIAQDEDGVSVHSERLTVRARHAIVAVPLAVATQIAYEPMLPVDRTFLHRRMPSGAVYKISVVYDTAFWRADGLCGQSAAPGSPATLTIDACTDTGTPGIMCVITEGPAARKLGLLDPAERKAVVINELVDRFGAKASSPVSYHEQNWTVERYSGGGMISHAPPGVLTEFGHALRTPCGRIHWAGSESSAIMCGWIDGAVRSGERAAAEVMAAEGVVAR; encoded by the coding sequence ATGGCAGCCGATGTCGATTTTTGTATCGTGGGCGCGGGTTTCGCGGGATTGACCGCCGCGCTGCGGCTGAAGCAGGCCGGCCGCTCGGTCGCCCTGCTGGAGGCGCGTGACCGGGTCGGAGGACGCACCTTCACCGAGTTCCTGCCCGACGGGACCTGGATAGATCGCGGCGGTGCGTGGGTCGGCCCCGGGCAGGACCGTATCAAGGCCCTGATGGCTGAATTCAGCGTGACCGAATACAAGGAGTATGTCGACGGCGACGCGATGATGATCGTCGACGGCAAGAAGCACCGTTACTCCGGCACCATTCCCTGGGCGATGAGCCCGTGGGCGATCGCCAACCTCGGAGCTGGCCTGTTCGAGGTCGGGCAGATGTGCGAGTCGATCCCGTTCGACGCTCCGTGGGAGGCCAAGAAGGCCGGCGAGTGGGATCGAATCTCCCTGGGGGAGTGGCTGAGTCGAAATATTCACTCCCATCAGGCGCGCGAGATGCTCGACATGGCGTTCGCCGGCATTTACACCTCGGCCGCCTCGGAGGTGTCGTTGTTGTGGGCGCTGCACCAGATGGGCTCGGGCGGCGGGCCGGTGTTCGTCATCTCCAACAAGGACGGCGCCCAGGACGCCAGGGTGCACGGCGGAATGGGTGCGATCTATGGGCCGATGGCCGCCGAACTCGGTGACGCGCTGCATCTTTCGACACCGGTGGACCTCATTGCGCAGGACGAGGACGGCGTCAGCGTCCACTCCGAGCGGCTCACCGTCCGCGCTCGGCACGCGATCGTCGCCGTGCCGTTGGCCGTCGCCACGCAAATCGCCTACGAGCCAATGCTTCCCGTCGACCGCACCTTCCTGCACCGGCGCATGCCCAGTGGTGCCGTCTACAAGATCTCGGTCGTCTACGACACCGCGTTCTGGCGCGCTGACGGCCTGTGTGGACAGTCGGCCGCGCCCGGCAGCCCGGCCACTCTGACCATCGACGCCTGCACGGACACCGGCACTCCCGGCATCATGTGCGTGATCACCGAAGGTCCCGCGGCTCGCAAGCTCGGGCTACTCGATCCGGCGGAACGTAAAGCTGTGGTAATCAACGAACTGGTCGACCGGTTCGGGGCGAAGGCCTCGTCCCCGGTCAGCTATCACGAGCAGAACTGGACGGTCGAGCGCTACTCGGGCGGTGGAATGATCAGTCATGCGCCACCGGGTGTGCTCACCGAGTTCGGTCACGCGCTACGCACCCCCTGCGGGCGGATCCACTGGGCCGGGAGTGAGAGCTCGGCGATCATGTGCGGCTGGATCGACGGTGCGGTGCGGTCGGGGGAACGTGCCGCCGCAGAGGTCATGGCCGCCGAAGGCGTTGTGGCGAGGTAG
- a CDS encoding glycosyltransferase 87 family protein yields MRWAAVALLAGVVALAIQMVVIPLRASPQFGLLANQGDLEIYRSGALQVLHDASLYAAPVPPGGWFTYPPFAAIIFVPLALMPVVAAQLVMFVVSVVALWATLWRSCRALGYRGDLNLAAACVGLALMAAELESVRGTLWQDQINLILMAMIVWDLTRPPTARLRGWTVGLATGVKLTAVVFLPYLVLTRQWRAAVSATVTAAATAIAAWLIIPTDSREYWLHAVHDVDRIGPITHPFNQSINGVLANLWAPSTPPAAVWLLLVAAAAALGYGAAVKAQRADQNLLAVVVVGLIACMAPPLAWSHHWVWIAPLLVILLHNTIQAHEHRAAWAAATTVVFAAGSMWGVSWIYIEINHLGLTAAPGYIPAMTAAVDQMPNWVRAIVCGIPPAIYFAVVGAILLRNRQAGQNSAPSSSAPSPSLDETLPVDRA; encoded by the coding sequence ATGCGATGGGCGGCGGTCGCGTTGCTGGCTGGTGTTGTCGCACTGGCTATTCAGATGGTGGTGATTCCTCTGCGAGCGTCGCCACAGTTCGGGCTGCTGGCCAACCAAGGCGATCTGGAGATCTACCGCAGCGGCGCACTGCAAGTGCTACACGATGCATCTCTCTACGCTGCACCAGTCCCGCCAGGAGGGTGGTTCACCTATCCGCCCTTTGCCGCGATAATCTTCGTCCCGCTAGCCCTGATGCCGGTCGTCGCAGCGCAGCTGGTGATGTTCGTCGTGTCCGTTGTGGCACTATGGGCGACTCTGTGGCGAAGCTGCCGCGCACTCGGGTATCGCGGTGACCTCAATCTTGCAGCCGCCTGTGTCGGGCTCGCCTTGATGGCTGCGGAACTGGAATCGGTACGAGGAACACTCTGGCAGGACCAAATCAATCTGATCCTCATGGCGATGATCGTTTGGGACCTGACCCGGCCACCCACGGCACGATTGCGTGGATGGACCGTCGGCCTGGCAACCGGAGTGAAACTCACCGCCGTAGTGTTCCTGCCCTACCTGGTCCTGACTCGACAGTGGCGAGCAGCAGTGTCGGCCACCGTCACCGCAGCCGCAACGGCAATCGCGGCCTGGCTGATCATCCCGACCGATTCTCGCGAGTACTGGCTGCACGCGGTGCACGATGTCGACCGAATCGGGCCGATCACCCATCCGTTCAACCAATCCATCAACGGCGTGCTCGCGAACCTGTGGGCACCCTCGACACCACCCGCAGCGGTGTGGCTGCTACTGGTTGCTGCGGCCGCTGCACTGGGATACGGCGCCGCCGTCAAAGCGCAACGCGCCGACCAAAACCTGCTTGCCGTCGTCGTTGTCGGCCTGATCGCCTGCATGGCCCCGCCACTCGCGTGGAGTCATCATTGGGTTTGGATAGCTCCGCTGCTGGTTATCCTGTTGCACAACACGATTCAGGCACATGAACACCGTGCAGCCTGGGCGGCGGCGACCACTGTGGTGTTCGCGGCCGGGTCCATGTGGGGCGTCTCCTGGATCTACATCGAGATCAACCACCTGGGGCTGACAGCCGCGCCGGGCTACATCCCCGCAATGACGGCTGCCGTCGACCAGATGCCGAATTGGGTCAGAGCCATCGTTTGCGGGATACCGCCGGCGATCTACTTCGCCGTGGTCGGCGCAATCCTGTTGCGCAACAGGCAAGCCGGACAGAACTCAGCACCATCCTCGAGTGCGCCTTCTCCCAGTCTCGACGAAACACTACCGGTAGACAGGGCGTAG
- a CDS encoding ester cyclase — MTDTGEDAKKVAIRSLEIMAAGELADFEAVIHPEATNREDTAEPPATRGKGPAAFHASAEWLRSAYADLHWEVHEATAEGDLVALHVTMSGRQTGTFVVYGPDAQPAQAFPSTGKTFAVTQTHWIRVRDGKLIEHWANRDDLGQATQLGWVPPNPIYLLRMRRALAEARKARTEIGVSLTTTGLVDFGWATTDLICSRPPISMSGSAVPERI; from the coding sequence ATGACCGACACCGGTGAGGACGCCAAGAAGGTGGCGATCCGATCTTTGGAGATCATGGCTGCCGGCGAGCTCGCCGACTTCGAGGCGGTGATCCACCCCGAGGCGACCAACCGCGAGGACACGGCCGAGCCGCCCGCCACCCGCGGCAAAGGCCCGGCCGCCTTCCACGCCAGCGCCGAATGGCTGCGCTCGGCCTACGCCGACCTGCACTGGGAAGTGCACGAGGCGACGGCCGAGGGCGACCTGGTGGCCCTGCACGTCACCATGAGCGGCCGCCAGACCGGCACCTTCGTCGTGTACGGCCCGGACGCCCAACCGGCCCAAGCCTTCCCGTCCACCGGCAAGACCTTCGCGGTGACGCAGACGCACTGGATTCGCGTCCGCGACGGCAAGCTGATCGAACACTGGGCCAACCGCGACGACCTCGGCCAAGCCACCCAACTCGGCTGGGTCCCACCCAACCCGATCTACCTGCTCCGCATGCGCCGCGCCCTGGCGGAGGCCCGCAAGGCGCGCACTGAGATTGGCGTGTCCCTAACGACGACCGGTCTCGTGGATTTCGGTTGGGCGACAACTGACCTGATCTGTTCCCGCCCGCCCATCAGCATGAGCGGATCCGCTGTCCCGGAACGGATCTGA
- a CDS encoding DUF6892 domain-containing protein, protein MTEFVDFNLKLAVIEELMYGEDPKLAPWSLEETLAAQGFSGDLWQYSFDNFPDQVVPEARAFFESLELPADLLAGVHQLNFDGGCQVYFECCPHWDGESDQFDVHSLDDLRHLPGLKRVVCADLLAPHLQDILRSLGIELVF, encoded by the coding sequence GTGACTGAGTTCGTGGACTTCAACCTCAAACTGGCTGTGATCGAAGAGCTTATGTATGGAGAGGATCCGAAGCTTGCACCCTGGTCGCTCGAGGAAACGCTAGCGGCCCAGGGCTTCTCCGGTGATCTCTGGCAGTACTCCTTCGACAACTTCCCCGACCAGGTGGTGCCGGAAGCCCGCGCATTCTTCGAGAGCCTCGAGCTCCCCGCCGATCTACTTGCCGGAGTCCACCAGCTGAACTTCGATGGTGGCTGTCAGGTGTACTTCGAATGCTGCCCACACTGGGATGGCGAGAGCGACCAGTTCGACGTTCACAGCCTCGATGACCTCCGCCACCTTCCTGGCCTGAAGCGCGTTGTCTGCGCCGATCTGCTTGCGCCCCATCTCCAGGACATCTTGCGTTCCCTGGGCATCGAATTGGTCTTCTAG
- a CDS encoding AAA family ATPase, whose translation MLLWINGPFGGGKTQTAHELHRRLPGSVICDPEQVGYGLHRMLPAFMRGDFQDHASWRHGVFEILDLVLNEHDGTVIVPMTVVEPQYFAETVGRLREKGHEVRHFALLAERETVLNRLRDRGLGLAPLLRVVGQPDLLLRRNSSRWTSLIAAPSS comes from the coding sequence ATGCTGCTGTGGATCAACGGACCCTTTGGCGGAGGCAAGACCCAGACCGCGCACGAGTTGCACCGGCGTCTGCCGGGCAGCGTGATCTGCGACCCAGAGCAGGTTGGATACGGGCTGCATCGGATGCTGCCAGCATTCATGCGGGGTGACTTTCAGGACCACGCCAGTTGGCGCCACGGTGTATTCGAAATCCTCGACCTGGTGCTGAACGAACACGACGGGACGGTCATCGTGCCGATGACCGTTGTCGAACCCCAGTACTTCGCGGAAACCGTTGGGCGGTTACGCGAAAAAGGGCATGAAGTGCGGCACTTCGCCTTGCTCGCTGAGCGGGAAACGGTATTGAACAGGCTGCGCGACCGCGGCCTCGGCCTCGCGCCTCTACTGCGGGTCGTGGGCCAGCCAGATCTGCTGCTGCGGAGAAACAGTTCGCGGTGGACAAGCTTGATCGCTGCCCCGA